In Nostoc sp. GT001, a genomic segment contains:
- a CDS encoding thioester reductase domain-containing protein, translating into MCSVSFQQERLWILAQLAAVESAHNIAQALRLNGDLDLNCLEKSLNEIFRRHDVFGTTFGVWEGNPVQNIAAPEPFKLSVLNLEHLDATEQLKTFWQIADEAAEAPFDLAIAPLWRIKLIRLNAREHILLLVIHHIISDMISMGLWIRELATVYSHFYKGQPSPLPEPSIQYRDFAVWQRQWLNNDALKSELAYWKQQLEGASFELKLPIDHPRPPLQNFQGRRKFFKLDPVLWAAIKQRSHEQMGITSFMTFVAAFKALIYLCSQQEDILIGFTASGRVHPQVESLIGFFGYPLLLRTDLSGNPTFTEVLSRVRSVLLSAYAHQNVPFGKVVEVMGSSRVAQDTPFFQTFRTGLSYVNSQLPSDLTNLPNLTFSLIDEGIWGPTDLDLYTYIYEVGADLQIGIAYNTDIFESETIDAFGNALFQILEQWVESKDIRLNELSLPTDLERKAKLARSRYQKQKLAIAATFTADSVGDSLNFWTQQLNLPSEITFAPYNQVFQQLLTPDSLLSQNETGVNILLVRLEDWVRSEDSQELSSKEQKNSIERNTKDLVIALRQSCERTQIPHFLCLLPSNSIIADAEMAIFLEQIEANLLTELADIIGLHIINYHELATSYPVTNFYDAYSDEIGHIPFTPAFFTALGTMLARKIHCLQRTPYKVIVLDCDQTLWQGVCGEDGVEGIVIDSSYQALQEFMIQQCDRGMLLCLCSKNNQVDVFAVLDQRSDMRLKRHHLAAWQINWQTKSENLKLLSQELGLSLDSFIFIDDNPIECAEVRHHCPEVLTLQLPTNTTEIPQFLAHIWAFDRLKITVEDRQRTIVYQQNRQRQQAASESLSLRDFLNSLNLQVDIMEMQPSQVDRVAQLTQRTNQFNTTTLRRTSAEIKTFCLLDTHTCYVVDVKDRFGNYGLVGMMMVQATASALVVDTLLLSCRVLGRGVEYQMLNFLGKIALARGLKQIDIIYKPSSKNQPVGDFLEQLIAINKERLAESYCYKLSADDCRAIAIASERLDKEAKHSASEGNLTQSDRAIPQKSANYTALYQKIASDWHTPDRILQYIEESQVQNQQQHQTFVAPRTETEKHLADLWQNLLHRSPIGIYDNFFDLGGNSLLAVQLLSRLRENFHVTIPIHQLLEVPTIARVAQVIEAIAQTGVAANLAIDLAAEAILDPAIRPKTAFKFIVQPQAIFLTGAIGFLGAYLVDELLQQTTANIYCLVRAQDVEQGIQRIQRNLQAYGLWQEEFRSRIIPVIGDLALPNLGLNESQFHQLSHEIDVIYHNGAVVNFLYPYSKLKAGNVLGTQAILRLATQTKVKPVHFVSTLGIFSAPAYANANYIQESDGLAEFEGLQGGYLQSKWVAEKLVMQARDRGLPVCIYRPGAISGHSQTGIANVDDFFCSLTKGCIELGMVPDLEFPLDLTPVDYGSRAIVHLSQNPDSFGKAFHLVSPDCLSWGNWCELVRSLGYSLEQVSYHEWYAKLLHNAKHNIPNALHTFLPLLDEQLLKNVQLPAFDCQNTLTGLADTNIIYPTINTELLNIYFAYFKKSGFFSGV; encoded by the coding sequence ATGTGCTCGGTATCTTTCCAGCAGGAACGCCTGTGGATTTTGGCCCAGTTAGCTGCTGTAGAATCTGCTCATAATATTGCTCAAGCCTTGCGGCTGAATGGCGATTTAGATTTAAACTGCCTGGAAAAAAGTCTGAATGAAATTTTCCGTCGCCACGATGTCTTTGGGACAACATTTGGGGTGTGGGAAGGGAATCCCGTGCAAAATATCGCTGCACCAGAACCTTTTAAATTATCTGTTTTAAATCTTGAGCATTTAGATGCAACCGAACAATTAAAAACTTTCTGGCAAATTGCCGATGAAGCAGCCGAAGCTCCCTTTGATTTGGCGATCGCTCCTTTATGGCGGATTAAACTCATTCGCTTAAATGCACGCGAGCATATTCTTTTGCTCGTCATTCATCACATTATCAGCGATATGATCTCGATGGGTTTATGGATTCGAGAACTGGCGACAGTCTACAGTCATTTCTACAAGGGGCAACCTTCCCCACTGCCAGAACCTTCCATCCAATATCGAGACTTTGCCGTATGGCAACGCCAGTGGCTCAACAATGATGCACTCAAAAGCGAACTAGCTTACTGGAAACAGCAACTAGAGGGGGCATCATTTGAATTAAAATTGCCCATCGACCATCCCCGACCGCCACTCCAGAATTTCCAGGGTCGGCGAAAGTTTTTTAAACTTGATCCTGTTCTGTGGGCTGCAATCAAACAACGAAGTCACGAACAAATGGGAATTACTTCCTTTATGACTTTCGTAGCAGCGTTTAAGGCTTTGATTTACCTGTGTTCTCAGCAGGAAGATATTTTAATTGGCTTTACCGCCTCTGGTCGAGTTCATCCGCAAGTGGAGTCGCTGATTGGTTTTTTTGGCTATCCTTTGTTGCTGCGTACAGATTTGTCTGGCAATCCCACTTTTACCGAAGTACTCAGCCGAGTGCGATCGGTGTTGTTATCTGCATACGCTCACCAAAATGTCCCCTTTGGTAAAGTCGTTGAAGTCATGGGGTCGAGTCGGGTTGCACAAGATACTCCCTTTTTTCAAACATTCCGCACCGGATTAAGCTATGTCAATAGTCAACTGCCCAGCGACTTGACAAATTTACCCAATCTGACGTTTTCATTAATTGACGAGGGAATTTGGGGGCCTACTGATTTAGATTTATATACCTATATTTACGAAGTCGGTGCAGATTTACAAATAGGAATTGCATATAACACCGACATATTTGAAAGTGAAACAATCGACGCTTTTGGTAACGCTTTATTTCAAATTTTAGAACAATGGGTTGAGTCAAAAGATATTCGCCTCAATGAATTGAGTCTACCGACAGACCTTGAGAGAAAAGCAAAATTAGCCAGGAGTCGATACCAAAAGCAAAAGCTGGCGATCGCAGCTACTTTTACCGCCGATTCGGTTGGAGATTCTCTAAATTTCTGGACGCAGCAACTCAATTTACCCTCAGAAATTACCTTTGCTCCCTATAACCAGGTTTTCCAACAACTGCTGACTCCTGATAGTCTGTTATCGCAAAATGAAACGGGAGTCAATATTCTTCTAGTACGGTTAGAAGATTGGGTTAGGTCTGAGGATTCACAAGAGTTATCTAGTAAGGAACAAAAGAATTCCATTGAGCGCAATACTAAAGATTTAGTTATAGCATTACGTCAATCCTGTGAACGGACTCAAATTCCCCATTTCCTTTGTTTATTGCCAAGTAATTCAATAATTGCTGATGCAGAAATGGCAATTTTTTTGGAACAAATAGAAGCAAATTTATTAACAGAACTTGCCGATATTATTGGACTGCATATTATTAATTATCATGAGTTAGCAACAAGCTACCCAGTAACTAACTTCTATGATGCTTATAGCGATGAAATCGGACATATTCCATTTACGCCAGCATTTTTCACCGCGTTAGGAACAATGTTGGCGAGAAAAATTCACTGCCTACAGAGAACGCCTTATAAAGTAATTGTCTTGGACTGCGATCAAACCTTATGGCAAGGTGTTTGTGGCGAGGATGGAGTTGAGGGCATTGTCATAGATTCATCCTATCAAGCATTGCAAGAATTTATGATTCAGCAGTGCGATCGCGGGATGTTGCTATGTTTGTGCAGCAAAAATAATCAAGTAGATGTCTTTGCTGTATTAGATCAACGTTCCGATATGCGGCTAAAGCGTCACCATCTAGCAGCTTGGCAAATTAATTGGCAGACTAAATCAGAAAACTTAAAATTGCTGTCTCAAGAATTAGGGCTGAGTTTAGATAGCTTCATCTTTATTGATGACAACCCCATCGAATGCGCTGAAGTCCGGCATCACTGTCCAGAAGTTTTAACCCTGCAATTGCCCACAAATACCACTGAAATTCCCCAATTCCTGGCTCATATCTGGGCATTCGATCGTCTCAAGATCACTGTAGAGGATCGACAGCGAACGATTGTTTACCAGCAAAATCGCCAACGTCAGCAAGCAGCTAGCGAATCTCTTTCGTTGCGAGATTTCCTCAATAGCCTCAATCTGCAAGTGGATATTATGGAAATGCAGCCCTCCCAGGTAGATCGTGTTGCTCAACTAACGCAGCGAACAAATCAATTTAATACCACCACCTTACGCAGAACGTCGGCTGAAATCAAAACCTTTTGCCTGTTAGATACTCATACTTGCTATGTTGTGGATGTAAAAGACCGCTTTGGTAATTATGGTTTGGTGGGAATGATGATGGTACAGGCCACAGCGTCAGCCCTGGTGGTAGATACCCTATTACTCAGTTGTCGAGTGTTGGGCAGAGGAGTTGAATATCAAATGCTCAATTTCCTGGGTAAAATTGCCCTAGCACGCGGACTGAAGCAGATCGATATTATTTACAAGCCCAGTTCTAAAAATCAGCCTGTTGGGGATTTTCTAGAACAGTTGATAGCAATTAACAAGGAACGTTTAGCAGAAAGCTATTGTTATAAGTTATCAGCAGATGATTGTCGGGCGATCGCTATTGCTTCCGAACGATTAGACAAAGAAGCAAAACATTCGGCATCTGAAGGGAATTTAACCCAAAGCGATCGGGCAATACCCCAAAAATCCGCCAATTACACCGCCTTATACCAAAAAATTGCTTCAGATTGGCATACACCAGATCGGATTCTTCAATACATTGAGGAGTCTCAAGTTCAAAACCAACAGCAGCATCAGACATTTGTTGCACCCCGCACTGAAACCGAGAAACACTTAGCTGACCTGTGGCAAAACTTACTTCATAGATCCCCAATCGGCATCTACGATAACTTCTTCGATTTGGGAGGCAATTCTTTGTTGGCAGTGCAACTGCTGTCTCGGTTGCGAGAAAACTTCCATGTAACCATACCCATTCATCAATTATTGGAAGTTCCAACAATTGCGAGAGTGGCTCAAGTAATTGAAGCGATCGCTCAGACAGGAGTGGCTGCCAATTTAGCGATCGATCTGGCAGCAGAAGCTATCTTAGATCCGGCAATTCGTCCAAAGACAGCATTCAAGTTTATCGTCCAACCCCAGGCGATTTTCTTAACTGGAGCAATCGGTTTTCTTGGCGCGTATTTAGTAGACGAACTCCTGCAACAGACCACAGCTAATATTTATTGCTTAGTGCGAGCGCAGGATGTAGAACAGGGCATCCAACGTATCCAAAGGAATTTGCAAGCATACGGACTTTGGCAAGAAGAATTTCGCTCTCGCATCATTCCAGTCATTGGTGATTTGGCTTTGCCCAACTTAGGTTTGAACGAGTCACAATTCCATCAACTTAGCCATGAAATTGATGTCATCTATCACAATGGTGCTGTCGTCAATTTTCTTTATCCCTACAGCAAACTCAAAGCAGGCAATGTGCTGGGAACTCAGGCGATTTTGAGGCTAGCAACTCAAACAAAAGTCAAACCCGTGCATTTTGTTTCGACACTGGGCATCTTTTCTGCTCCTGCTTATGCAAATGCTAACTACATTCAAGAATCCGATGGATTGGCAGAATTTGAAGGGTTGCAAGGGGGTTATTTACAGAGTAAATGGGTGGCAGAAAAGCTGGTCATGCAAGCACGCGATCGCGGACTTCCTGTATGTATCTACAGACCTGGTGCAATTTCCGGGCACAGCCAAACGGGAATTGCCAATGTGGATGACTTCTTTTGCAGCCTGACTAAAGGCTGTATCGAACTAGGTATGGTGCCGGATCTAGAATTTCCGCTCGATTTGACCCCAGTCGATTATGGTAGCAGAGCGATCGTCCACCTCTCTCAAAACCCTGACTCCTTCGGCAAGGCATTTCACCTTGTTTCTCCCGATTGTCTGTCTTGGGGTAATTGGTGTGAGTTAGTTCGGTCTTTAGGCTATTCGCTAGAGCAAGTTTCTTACCATGAGTGGTATGCTAAATTGCTACACAATGCGAAACACAATATTCCAAATGCTTTACATACCTTCCTGCCATTGTTAGACGAACAATTATTAAAGAACGTACAACTACCTGCATTTGATTGCCAAAATACATTAACTGGACTTGCTGACACCAATATTATTTATCCAACAATCAACACCGAATTACTCAATATCTACTTTGCATACTTCAAGAAAAGTGGATTTTTCAGCGGAGTTTAG